The following are encoded together in the Babylonia areolata isolate BAREFJ2019XMU chromosome 18, ASM4173473v1, whole genome shotgun sequence genome:
- the LOC143292040 gene encoding translation factor Guf1, mitochondrial-like — MSLRMLSQNRANRICCFCKQTHVISQAISRLIHLPCHKNRLLSVFLQSQSATAARKGYNYTDSDTDRNFRQKRCASSNPPNKYAVDLSQFPVENIRNFSIIAHVDHGKSTLADRLLEITGTIPKVPQNQQVLDRLQVERERGITVKAQTASLIHPYHGHKYLLNLIDTPGHVDFHYEVSRSLSACQGVVLLVDANQGVQAQTVANFTLALESDLTIIPVLNKIDLKSAQPDVVAQQMNSIFGIDTDDIIKVSAKHGTGVDEILTAVIERIPPPTADKNKPLKALLFDSWYNQYRGVIANIAVCDGVARTGEKVVCMSSKKVYEVQEIGFMHPIPQATEALYAGQVGYVITNMRNTAEAQIGDTFCHEKSSVQPFPGFKPAKAMVFAGLFPTDQSEFIGLRSAVDRLTLNDSSVSVHADSSPALGQGFRMGFLGLLHMDVFCQRLEQEFNASFIVTSPSVPFKIEVTGAKSLKQYGGSEVTILNPCHLPNPSVITEYLEPMVKGTIICPDQYLGGVTSLCLDRRGVIEDQLNIDNTRIMLIIKFPLNEILVDFFDDLKSITSGYASFDYEDAGYQSSSLTRVDFLLNGSAVDELTMICHTSRARETAKRVCEKLRDTIPRQQFGIVIQAAVGSKILVREDIKPFRKDVTAKCYGGDISRKMKLLKRQAEGKKKMRKIGNIDVPKDAFIKVLKR; from the exons ATGTCTTTACGAATGCTATCACAGAATCGTGCTAATCGTATCTGCTGTTTTTGCAAACAGACTCACGTCATTAGCCAGGCAATCAGTCGTCTGATCCATCTTCCTTGTCACAAAAATAGACTCCTGTCGGTCTTTCTGCAGTCCCAGTCAGCCACTGCAGCAAGAAAAGGATATAattacacagacagtgacactgacag gaatttcagacagaaacgaTGTGCTTCAAGTAATCCACCAAATAAG TATGCTGTGGACCTCTCCCAGTTTCCAGTGGAGAACATAAGGAATTTCAGCATCATTGCTCACGTTGACCATGGGAAGagcacactggcagacagacttcTGGAGATTACTG GTACTATTCCCAAAGTGCCTCAGAACCAGCAGGTGTTGGACCGACTCCAGGTGGAACGTGAGAGAGGCATCACAGTGAAGGCACAAACAGCCTCCCTGATACATCCATACCATGGGCACAAGTACCTGCTAAATCTCATCGACACACCT ggtcaTGTAGATTTTCATTACGAGGTGTCACGGTCCTTATCAGCTTGTCAAggggttgtattgttggtggatGCTAACCAG GGTGTTCAAGCACAGACTGTGGCCAACTTCACCCTTGCTCTGGAGTCTGATCTGACTATCATTCCGGTGCTCAACAAAATTGACCTGAAGTCAGCTCAGCCTGATGTGGTGGCTCAGCAGATGAACAGCATCTTTGGTATCGACACAGATGATATTATCAAG GTCTCAGCCAAACATGGAACTGGTGTGGATGAGATTCTGACAGCGGTTATTGAAAGAATACCTCC TCCAACGGCAGACAAAAATAAACCACTGAAAGCGTTGCTGTTTGACTCCTGGTACAACCAGTACCGGGGTGTGATCGCCAACATTGCCGTCTGTGATGGGGTTGCCAGGACAG GTGAAAAAGTGGTGTGCATGAGCAGCAAGAAAGTGTACGAAGTTCAAGAGATTGGCTTCATGCATCCCATACCTCAAGCAACTGAAGCTTT GTACGCTGGCCAGGTGGGCTATGTCATCACCAACATGCGCAACACAGCAGAAGCTCAGATCGGGGACACCTTCTGTCATGAGAAGAGTTCTGTGCAGCCCTTTCCGGGCTTCAAACCGGCCAAAGCCATG GTATTTGCTGGCCTCTTCCCCACTGACCAATCGGAATTCATTGGCCTGCGCAGTGCGGTGGACAGACTGACCCTGAATGACTCAAGTGTATCAGTGCATGCTGACAGCAG CCCAGCCTTGGGTCAAGGTTTTCGCATGGGTTTCCTTGGCCTGCTACACATGGACGTGTTTTGTCAGCGACTGGAGCAAGAGTTCAATGCTTCTTTCATCGTTACTTCTCCCAGTGTGCCTTTCAAGA TCGAAGTGACTGGTGCCAAGTCTCTGAAGCAGTATGGTGGATCAGAAGTCACTATACTGAATCCCTGTCAT CTGCCCAACCCCAGTGTGATAACAGAGTATCTGGAGCCAATGGTGAAAGGAACCATCATCTGTCCTGATCAGTACCTGGGTGGTGTCACCTCACTCTGTCTG GATCGCAGAGGTGTGATAGAAGATCAGCTGAATATTGACAACACTCGTATCATGCTGATCATCAAGTTTCCATTGAACGAGATTCTGGTGGATTTTTTTGATGACCTGAAGTCCATCACCTCTGGCTATGCAAG tTTTGACTATGAAGACGCGGGCTATCAGAGTTCAAGTCTGACACGG GTGGACTTTCTGTTGAATGGCAGTGCAGTGGATGAGCTGACCATGATCTGCCACACCTCTAGAGCTCGGGAAACGGCAAAGCGAGTCTGTGAGAAACTTCGTGACACCATCCCCCGACAGCAGTTTGGCATTGTGATTCAGGCAGCTGTTGGCAGCAAGATACTGGTGCGAGAAGACATCAAACCCTTTCGCAAAGACGTCACTGCCAAATGC TATGGTGGAGACATCTCACGGAAGATGAAACTTCTAAAGCGTCaggcagaaggaaagaagaagatgaggaagatcgGCAACATTGATGTACCAAAAGATGCATTCATCAAGGTCTTGAAACGGTGA